The following are from one region of the Corylus avellana chromosome ca1, CavTom2PMs-1.0 genome:
- the LOC132167927 gene encoding protein ALWAYS EARLY 3-like, whose protein sequence is MCSTRFTLELCPRWWKVHVILLWFLMGPHCPHLAAVFYAQKRKYSDKLGPQWSKEELEHFYQAYWKYGKDWKKVAAVVHNGSVEMVEALYITNWVGSVHYC, encoded by the exons ATGTGCTCAACAAGGTTTACTCTGGAGCTGTGCCCAAG gtGGTGGAAAGTCCATGTGATTCTGCTTTGGTTCTTGATGGGGCCGCATTGTCCGCATTTGGCTGCTGTATTTTATGcacagaaaaggaaatattCTGATAAGTTAGGACCTCAATGGAGCAAGGAGGAGCTTGAGCATTTTTATCAAGCCTATTGGAAATATGGAAAAGACTGGAAGAAG GTGGCTGCTGTAGTACATAACGGATCCGTTGAGATGGTGGAGGCTCTCTACATTACAAACTGGGTTGGTAGCGTCCATTACTGTTAG
- the LOC132166932 gene encoding protein PLANT CADMIUM RESISTANCE 2-like, with protein sequence MVQPKDEGPWSTGLWSCFSDMRSCCLTFWCPCITFGQVSEIVDRGSSSCGANAALLYLLSAFTGCGFYYSCYYRSKLRRQYMLKESPCWDCCVHFFCFHCALCQEYRELKNRGFDVSVGWAGNTHMHNQGVAMAPVVEGAMKR encoded by the exons ATGGTTCAACCAAAGGATGAAGGTCCTTGGTCAACCGGCCTCTGGAGCTGCTTCTCTGACATGCGTAGCT GTTGCTTGACATTTTGGTGTCCATGTATTACTTTCGGGCAAGTCTCCGAGATTGTAGATAGAGGATCATCCT CTTGCGGTGCAAATGCGGCCCTGCTTTACTTGCTCAGTGCTTTCACTGGTTGTGGTTTCTATTACTCGTGCTATTATCGATCTAAACTGCGAAGACAATATATGTTGAAGGAGAGCCCATGTTGGGATTGCTGTGTTCATTTTTTCTGCTTTCATTGTGCCTTGTGCCAAGAGTATCGTGAGCTCAAAAACCGTGGTTTTGATGTGTCCGTCG GATGGGCTGGGAACACGCACATGCACAATCAAGGAGTGGCGATGGCTCCAGTTGTTGAAGGAGCGATGAAGCGGTAG